In Hallerella porci, the sequence AGTCTCGCTGGCTACGGAAAAGTTTTCCGCGCGAATGTTCTCGCATCGGGAGTCGTTCCGCAGATTGCAGTGATCGCAGGTCCTTGCGCCGGCGGTGCTTCTTATAGTCCCGCACTCATGGACTTCTGCATTCAGCTCAAAGACAATTCGAATATGTTCATCTGCGGTCCGCAGGTGATTAAAGCTTCGACCGGTGAAGAAGCTCCTCTCGAAAAATTTGCATCGGCAAATGCACACGCAACAGTTTCGGGAAATATTCACTTCGTCGCAAACGATGACAAGCATGCATCGCAAATCATCAAGAAGCTTTTGAGCTTCCTCCCGTCGAACAACGCAGAACAACCTCCGCACAAACTCACCGACATTACCCTCGAAGACGATAACGGCATGAACGAACTCATCCCATCCGATTCGAATCGTCCGCTCGATGCATACAAAGTAATCGAACGCCTCGTCGATGCCGGAGAATGGCTCGAAGTCAAACGCGACTTTGCAAAAAATATCATCACCGGTTTCGGTCGTATTAACGGCATGGTCGTCGGTATCGTCGCCAATCAGCCGACTTATAAAGCGGGCTGCTTAGACATTGATTCTTCGGACAAGGGCGCCGAATTCGTCATGTTCTGCGATGCGTTTAACATTCCAATCGTCACCTTGACCGATGTGCCGGGCTTTATGCCGGGTCTTGCTCAAGAACGCGGAGGCATTATCCGTCACGGCGCAAAGATGCTTTACGCTTATGCGTCTTGCACAGTTCCTCTCGTTACAGTCATTATGCGCAAGGCTTACGGCGGCGCATACATCGCAATGGCTTCGAAGGATCTCGGTGGCGATGTCGTCTTCGCGTGGCCGACTGCAGAAATCGCAGTGATGGGCGCCGAAGGCGCTGCAAAAATCATTTACAAGAAAGAACTTGCCGCAGCAGAAAACAAGGATGAACTCTATAAGTCCCTCGTTGCCGACTACCGCGAAAAGTTCTCGAAGCCTTATCAAGCTGCAGAATCGGGCATCATTACCGATGTCATCAATCCTGCAGAAACCAAGGCGAAAGTCTCTCTTGCTTTGAGAGCTCTGCTTTCAAAGCGGGTCAAACGTCCCAATAAAAAACACGGATTGAGTCCCCTATGACAACAACAGAACAACAAACAGGCGTCGTCAAGGCGACTGGTCCCTATCCCGTTCCCGAACGGTTTAAGGAACAGCTGGCCATTATGCCGGACTCGATTAGCGCTCCGATTAAAGAACAGTTGACTTTAATGCCCGATTCAACGGTCCTCGAGATCTACGAAGGCGGTCACAAGACTTCTGTCCTCTACAAGACGAACGCTCAATCGCGCGAAGCTAATGCCCGTCAAGACAGCGTACGAAAAGAAAACGGAGCAAATAATGCGCTCCCGATCGCCAAAGCAAAACTCGGTTCCAACTATGTAACGGAACAGGGCGAAGTTCAGCAATTCACGCTGGGCAAGTTGGCAGAATTCCAAGCGACGGGTCTTATCATCGTGATGATTGTGATCGTTTGCATCATGATTCTCACGTATTTGATGGGCTACGTGGTCAATAAGTTCATCGTTCCGCTGACAACGAAGAAGGCGCCGGAAGCTGCTCCTAAAGCTCCCGCTCCCGCAGTCGCTCCGGTGAAAATTGCCCCCGCACACTGCACCTTGGATCCGAATGCACCGAGCGTTCATCCGGGCTTTACCAACAAGCAGTTGCAAGCGTTCTTAAGCATCGCTGCCATTTCGGCTTTGGATATTCATCCGGGCCTTACGAACGAACAGTTGGCGATGATTTTTGCTGTTGCCGCAGCCGAAGTTCTCGGCGGTCCAGTGAAAGTCGTCAAATTCAAATCACAAAATTCGACCGAATGGGCTTGGACTGCTCAAGGTCGCGCAGAATTACAATACAACGGGCTCTAAGCTCAAGAGGATAACACTATGAAGAAAACCCTCCGCATCAGTTTTGAAGGTAAGAGCTACGACGTCGAAGTCGAAGTTCTCGACAACAATCAGGTCGCTCCGGTTGCAGTTGCTCCCGCCGCAGCCGCTCCAGTCGCCGCAGCACCCGTTGCTGCAGCAGCCCCCGCACCTGCACCTGCTCCCGCTGCCCCTGCCGCAGCCGGCACGCCGGTTCCGAGCCCGATGATGGGTATCGTGTTCAAGCTCAAGGTGAAAGTGGGCGATAAGGTAACGAAGAACCAAGAAATCGCCGTTCTCGAAGCGATGAAAATGGAAAACTCCATCATCAGCCCGTGCGACGGTACCGTTGCTTCCATCGATGTTAAGGAACAGGACTCGGTCTCGGAAGGTCAAGTCCTGATGACCATCGCCTAAAGGATTTCACCTATGAGCGGAATCATTAACTCAGTCACAGAGATGTTCACATCCGGAACCGGATTCTCGATGATCACGGGTCCGATGGTTGTGATGTGGATTGTCTGCTTTGTGCTGATGTACTTAGCCATCGTCAAGAAGTACGAACCGTTACTTCTTTTGCCGATTGCGCTCGGTGCACTTGCTGTGAATATTCCTACCCGCGGCTTTTACGAAGGCGGCTGGGGCATTGAAGGAATGTTTACTCCGACAGCAGGCTTGTACTATTACATTAGCCAAGGCATCCACCTGGAACTCTTCCCACCCATTATCTTCCTCGGCGTCGGTGCGATGACCGACTTCGGCCCTCTTATTGCAAACCCGCGGACTTTGATCCTCGGCGGCGGTGCACAATTCGGCGTGTTCATCACGATGTTCTGCGCAGTTGCCTTCGGCGGATTCTCTCTCGGTGAAGCAGCCTCGATCGGTATCATCGGTGGCGCAGACGGTCCGACTTCCATCTTTACGGCGAACAAACTTGCGCCGCATTTGATTGGACCGATTGCCGTTGCCGCTTATACTTATATGGCACTCGTGCCTTTGATTCAGCCGCCTATTATGCGCGTCATGACAACTCCGAAAGAACGCGTCATCCGCATGAAGAGCCTTCGCAAAGTTTCAAAGCTCGAACGCATTGTCTTCGCAGTGATGGTAATGATTGTTTGCGTGCTCGTCGTCCCCGATGCTTCGGCATTGATTATTATGCTGATGCTCGGAAATATCTTCAAGGAATCTGGCGTTGTCGAACGTTTGGTGAAGACTTCGCAGAATGAATTGATGAATATCGTCACGATTTTCCTCGGCACTTCCGTGGGGCTCACGATGTCTGCAGACATCTTCCTCCAACCGAAGACTTTGATGATTATCGCGATGGGCGTTG encodes:
- a CDS encoding sodium ion-translocating decarboxylase subunit beta, whose amino-acid sequence is MSGIINSVTEMFTSGTGFSMITGPMVVMWIVCFVLMYLAIVKKYEPLLLLPIALGALAVNIPTRGFYEGGWGIEGMFTPTAGLYYYISQGIHLELFPPIIFLGVGAMTDFGPLIANPRTLILGGGAQFGVFITMFCAVAFGGFSLGEAASIGIIGGADGPTSIFTANKLAPHLIGPIAVAAYTYMALVPLIQPPIMRVMTTPKERVIRMKSLRKVSKLERIVFAVMVMIVCVLVVPDASALIIMLMLGNIFKESGVVERLVKTSQNELMNIVTIFLGTSVGLTMSADIFLQPKTLMIIAMGVVAFGFSTFGGLLLAKIMNKCSPNNPVNPLIGSAGVSAVPMAARVSQVEGAKYDPQNFLLMHAMGPNVSGVIGTAICAGYMISRLA
- a CDS encoding acetyl-CoA carboxylase biotin carboxyl carrier protein subunit, whose amino-acid sequence is MFKLKVKVGDKVTKNQEIAVLEAMKMENSIISPCDGTVASIDVKEQDSVSEGQVLMTIA
- a CDS encoding acyl-CoA carboxylase subunit beta; amino-acid sequence: MAIRQELLDQLEERRKFALSSGCGPEKAEARHAKGLLTARERISDLVDDGSFQEAGMFVDHDVRGFGFEKKHLAGDGVVTGIGNIDGRPVTVISQDFLVSGGSLGSRHAQKMSEAMQRAIELGTPIISVNDSGGARIQEGVKSLAGYGKVFRANVLASGVVPQIAVIAGPCAGGASYSPALMDFCIQLKDNSNMFICGPQVIKASTGEEAPLEKFASANAHATVSGNIHFVANDDKHASQIIKKLLSFLPSNNAEQPPHKLTDITLEDDNGMNELIPSDSNRPLDAYKVIERLVDAGEWLEVKRDFAKNIITGFGRINGMVVGIVANQPTYKAGCLDIDSSDKGAEFVMFCDAFNIPIVTLTDVPGFMPGLAQERGGIIRHGAKMLYAYASCTVPLVTVIMRKAYGGAYIAMASKDLGGDVVFAWPTAEIAVMGAEGAAKIIYKKELAAAENKDELYKSLVADYREKFSKPYQAAESGIITDVINPAETKAKVSLALRALLSKRVKRPNKKHGLSPL